From a region of the Brevibacterium siliguriense genome:
- the mraZ gene encoding division/cell wall cluster transcriptional repressor MraZ, whose translation MFLGTHMQKLDDKGRLILPAKFREELSPGLVLTRGQENCLTLFPTTEFEAEHARIQNAPKTNKEARDYQRVFLSAASAEQPDKQGRITVPNILRQYASLTREVAVIGMGNRVEIWDAPTWEDYLVGAQQAFAEREEEVIPGVI comes from the coding sequence ATGTTCTTGGGCACTCATATGCAGAAGCTCGACGACAAAGGTCGCCTCATCCTGCCCGCAAAGTTCCGCGAGGAGCTGTCGCCCGGACTCGTTCTGACCCGTGGCCAGGAGAACTGCCTCACCCTGTTCCCCACCACGGAGTTCGAAGCCGAGCACGCGCGAATCCAGAACGCGCCGAAGACGAATAAGGAAGCCCGCGATTACCAGCGTGTGTTCCTGTCGGCGGCATCTGCGGAACAACCTGACAAACAGGGACGCATCACGGTCCCGAACATATTGCGGCAGTACGCATCACTGACACGGGAAGTCGCAGTGATCGGCATGGGCAACCGAGTCGAGATCTGGGATGCACCGACCTGGGAGGACTACCTCGTCGGCGCTCAGCAGGCCTTCGCCGAACGCGAAGAGGAGGTGATCCCCGGAGTGATCTGA
- a CDS encoding AAA family ATPase, translating to MSTSQEGTQTNSVIGAEHIEWVQNLTSRARTAMNSVLEGKDEAVGLSLIALLAGGHVLLEDVPGVGKTLLARAMGKVVDGSVRRIQFTPDLLPTDVVGVNLFNQETRHFEFRQGPVFANIVIADEINRASPKTQSAMLECMAEGQATIDGQTYPMPTPFIVVATQNPIDMEGTYALPEAQRDRFLTRISLGYPATSDEVDLLDNQIQNDPLESAAAVTNLEQITQARTIVRHVSASRQLREYIVAILHATRNDQAILLGSSPRGGVHLLRAAKARAALSGRTFVTPDDVQALAPYILAHRIIPRDGDDADLAADLIGRVLSRVPVSTNQ from the coding sequence ATGTCGACCAGCCAAGAAGGTACACAGACCAATTCCGTGATCGGTGCCGAGCACATCGAGTGGGTTCAGAATCTGACCTCTCGGGCACGCACAGCGATGAACTCGGTTCTCGAGGGCAAGGATGAGGCCGTCGGGCTCTCACTCATCGCGCTGCTCGCCGGCGGACACGTTCTCCTCGAAGACGTCCCCGGCGTCGGCAAGACCCTGTTGGCCCGCGCCATGGGCAAGGTCGTGGACGGCTCCGTGCGCCGTATCCAATTCACTCCGGACCTGCTGCCCACCGATGTCGTGGGCGTGAATCTGTTCAACCAGGAGACTCGTCACTTCGAGTTCCGGCAGGGACCGGTGTTCGCGAACATCGTCATCGCCGATGAGATCAATCGTGCGTCCCCGAAGACGCAGTCGGCGATGCTCGAGTGCATGGCCGAGGGCCAGGCGACGATCGACGGGCAGACCTATCCGATGCCCACGCCATTCATCGTCGTCGCCACTCAGAACCCGATCGACATGGAGGGCACCTACGCTCTGCCCGAGGCGCAGCGTGACCGCTTCCTCACCCGCATCTCCCTGGGGTATCCGGCGACGTCCGATGAGGTCGACCTGCTGGACAACCAGATTCAGAACGATCCCCTCGAGTCCGCCGCCGCGGTGACGAACCTCGAGCAGATCACTCAGGCGCGCACTATCGTCCGCCATGTCTCCGCGAGCCGGCAGCTGCGCGAATACATCGTGGCGATCCTCCATGCCACCCGCAACGATCAGGCGATCCTGCTCGGCAGTTCCCCGCGCGGCGGTGTCCACCTGCTGCGAGCGGCGAAGGCTCGCGCGGCTCTGTCCGGGCGCACCTTCGTCACTCCCGACGATGTGCAGGCACTGGCCCCGTACATCCTCGCCCACCGCATCATCCCCCGCGACGGCGACGACGCGGACCTCGCTGCCGACCTCATCGGTCGGGTGCTGTCCCGCGTGCCTGTCTCGACGAACCAGTGA